One stretch of Brachyhypopomus gauderio isolate BG-103 chromosome 10, BGAUD_0.2, whole genome shotgun sequence DNA includes these proteins:
- the hnrnpdl gene encoding heterogeneous nuclear ribonucleoprotein D-like, with amino-acid sequence MQAEQEQTDFSTNEFPEGSKINASKNQQDDGKMFIGGLSWDTSKKDLTDYLSKFGEVLDCTIKTDPMTGRSRGFGFVLFKDIESVDRVLELKEHKLDGKLIDPKRAKAMKGKEPPKKVFVGGLRPETSEDQIREYFGTFGDIESIELPVDSKTNERRGFCFVTYVEEEPVTKLLENRYHQVGTGKCEIKVAQPKEIYRQQQSRGDRGFGGRGGFRGRGRGGQSQNYNQGYNNYYGQNYGGYGSGYNQGYNGYAGYDYSGYNYQNYGYGQGYDDYNGQQSSYGKASREGGNHQNSYQPY; translated from the exons ATGCAGGCGGAACAAGAACAGACCGACTTCAGCACTAACGAGTTCCCGGAGGGCTCTAAAATAAATGCGAGTAAAAACCAGCAGGATGACGG GAAAATGTTTATTGGCGGACTAAGCTGGGACACCAGCAAGAAAGATCTTACAGACTATCTGTCCAAGTTTGGGGAGGTGTTGGATTGCACTATCAAAACAGACCCAATGACCGGACGTTCCAGAGGATTTGGTTTTGTGCTCTTCAAGGATATTGAAAGTGTTGACAGG GTGTTGGAACTGAAGGAGCACAAACTGGATGGTAAACTGATTGATCCGAAGAGAGCCAAAGCCATGAAGGGGAAGGAACCACCTAAAAAAGTTTTTGTTGGAGGTCTCCGTCCAGAAACGTCTGAGGACCAAATCCGGGAGTACTTTGGAACCTTTGGAGAT ATTGAAAGCATTGAGCTCCCTGTGGACAGCAAAACAAATGAGAGGAGAGGGTTCTGCTTTGTAACGTATGTGGAAGAAGAACCTGTTACGAAGCTTTTGGAAAACAGATACCACCAAGTTGGAACAGGAAAG TGTGAAATCAAAGTTGCCCAGCCTAAAGAAATCTACAGACAGCAACAGAGCAGAGGAGACCGAGGCTTTGGGGGGCGAGGAGGGTTTAGGGGCCGTGGAAGAGGAG GACAAAGTCAAAACTACAACCAAGGTTATAACAACTACTATGGGCAGAACTACGGAGGCTATGGTAGTGGGTACAACCAGGGTTATAATGGCTATGCTGGATACGACTATTCAGGCTACAATTATCAGAACTATGGATACGGACAAGGCTATGATGATTACAATG GTCAACAGAGCAGTTATGGCAAGGCCTCCCGAGAAGGTGGAAACCATCAGAACAGCTACCAGCCATATTGA
- the hnrnpd gene encoding heterogeneous nuclear ribonucleoprotein D0 isoform X1, whose protein sequence is MSEEQFMCEDPTMKMEEDGQAGGEEQIPAVGDGETGETEGSKIDASKNEEDEGKMFVGGLSWDTTKKDLKDYFSKFGEVVDCTLKLDPMTGRSRGFGFVLFKDADSVEKVILQKEHKLNGKVIDPKKAKAMKSKEPVKKIFVGGLSPDTPEEKIREYFNAFGEMESIELPMENKTNKRRGFCFITFKEEEPVKKIMEKKYHNIGLSKCEIKVAMSKEQYQQQQWGGRGGYSSRSRGRGGPSQNWNQGYGNYWNQGYGNYGNYGYNSQGYGGYGGYDYSGYNNYYGYGDYSNQQSGYGKSPRRGGHQNSYKPY, encoded by the exons ATGTCGGAGGAACAATTTATGTGCGAAGACCCGACGATGAAGATGGAGGAAGACGGACAGGCGGGCGGCGAGGAGCAGATACCGGCCGTCGGCGATGGCGAGACGGGGGAGACCGAAGGATCAAAGATTGACGCGAGTAAAAATGAGGAAGACGAGGG GAAAATGTTTGTTGGAGGTTTGAGCTGGGACACAACAAAGAAGGATTTAAAAGATTATTTCTCCAAGTTTGGGGAGGTTGTAGACTGCACTTTAAAACTGGATCCTATGACGGGACGGTCCAGAGGCTTTGGCTTCGTGCTGTTTAAAGACGCTGACAGTGTGGAAAAG gtcattctacaaaaagagcATAAACTTAATGGTAAAGTGATTGATCCTAAAAAAGCCAAGGCCATGAAGTCCAAAGAGCCTGTGAAGAAGATATTTGTTGGTGGTCTTTCACCAGACACCCCTGAAGAAAAGATAAGAGAATACTTCAATGCCTTTGGAGAG ATGGAGTCTATTGAGTTGCcaatggaaaacaaaacaaataaaagaagaGGATTCTGTTTTATTACCTTCAAAGAAGAGGAACCAGTAAAGAAAATCATGGAAAAGAAGTACCATAACATCGGCCTGAGCAAG TGTGAAATCAAGGTGGCCATGTCGAAGGAGCAGTATCAACAGCAGCAGTGGGGTGGAAGAGGTGGTTACTCATCCAGATCTCGGGGAAGAGGGG gacCTAGTCAGAATTGGAACCAGGGATATGGAAACTATTGGAATCAAGGTTATGGAAATTATGGGAACTACGGCTACAACAGTCAAGGCTATGGTGGATACGGTGGCTATGATTACTCGGGTTACAACAACTACTACGGATATGGTGACTACAGCA ACCAGCAGAGTGGTTACGGCAAATCTCCAAGGAGAGGTGGCCACCAAAACAGTTACAAGCCATACTAG
- the tmem150c gene encoding transmembrane protein 150C, with protein MRKCSPWTLLPLMFSSFTAAGLWVVYFIAVEDEKITPLSSEYKRSVSKSPPYISIAGDAPPASCVFSQVMNMAAFVGFILGVLRYLQLKPRVQKPWLNIGSLVALSLACFGMTLVGNFQLSNDEELHNIGTSMTFGLGTLFCWVQSFMTLKVNLRNEGRRAGIPRFLLSGAVTSCMLLYFALMAQRMHMHAARAQWALVMFFLAFLGTFGIEFRHYHFEILCSDEQEPPLSLSESFSEVSEYQSDQL; from the exons ATGAGGAAGTGTAGTCCGTGGACATTACTGCCGCTTATGTTTTCATCCTTTACAGCAGCTGGGTTGTGGGTTGT GTATTTCATAGCAGTGGAGGATGAAAAAATCACTCCCCTCAGCTCTGAATATAA AAGATCAGTATCAAAGTCCCCTCCATACATCAG CATTGCAGGAGATGCTCCACCTGCCAGCTGTGTTTTTAGCCAAGTCATGAATATGGCAGCTTTTGTGG GTTTTATCCTTGGTGTCCTCAGATATTTGCAGTTGAAGCCAAGAGTGCAGAAGCCCTGGCTCAACATCGGGAGTCTAGTAGCTCTATCCCTGGCCTGCTTTGGCATGACTTTGGTTGGAAACTTCCAG CTCTCCAATGACGAGGAGCTCCACAATATTGGAACCTCCATGACCTTTGGCCTAGGCACACTGTTTTGTTGGGTCCAGTCATTCATGACCCTAAAGGTCAACTTGCGGAATGAAGGCAGGCGAGCAGGCATCCCTCGCTTCCTGTTATCTGGTGCTGTCACATCCTGTATGCTACTTT ACTTTGCCCTAATGGCTCAGCGTATGCACATGCATGCCGCCCGGGCCCAGTGGGCACTGGTCATGTTCTTCCTGGCCTTCCTGGGTACCTTCGGCATTGAGTTCCGCCACTACCACTTTGAGATTCTGTGCAGTGATGAGCAGGAGCCTCCACTCAGCCTGTCCGAGAGCTTCTCAGAGGTTTCAGAGTACCAGTCAGATCAGCTTTAG
- the LOC143525513 gene encoding stearoyl-CoA desaturase 5-like, with protein MVAFPDNERCDIAGRYEPEGAENHEETEAKSKDATKPPSRCIVWRNVILMFLLHTGALYAIILIPKAHPFTWIWSYTCFIVTALGITAGAHRLWSHRSYRAKLPLRIFLAVANSMAFQNDIFEWSRDHRAHHKYSETDADPHNAVRGFFFAHIGWLFVRKHKDVIEKGKRLDVSDLLADPVVVFQRKYYRTSVVVMCFLLPTLVPWYFWGESIWISYFLASILRYTISLNVTWLVNSAAHMYGNRPYDRNINPRENRFVTFGAIGEGFHNFHHTFPFDYSASEFGLRWNPTTCFIDLMCWLGLAGNRKKATPEMIKARKLRTGDGSV; from the exons ATGGTTGCTTTTCCGGATAACGAGCGCTGTGATATCGCCGGACGCTACGAGCCAGAAGGGGCCGAGAACCATGAGGAGACCGAAGCGAAGTCCAAAGATGCTACCAAGCCCCCCAGCCGGTGTATCGTTTGGAGAAATGTTATTCTTATGTTTTTGCTTCATACCGGTGCACTTTACGCAATTATCTTGATCCCAAAGGCGCATCCGTTTACCTGGATTTGGT CATACACATGTTTCATTGTCACAGCCCTCGGCATCACAGCTGGAGCCCATCGCTTATGGAGTCACAGGTCCTACAGAGCCAAACTGCCTTTGAGGATTTTCCTGGCTGTTGCCAACTCCATGGCCTTCCAG AATGATATCTTTGAATGGTCCAGAGATCACAGAGCCCACCACAAGTACTCTGAGACAGATGCTGACCCCCACAATGCAGTGCGAGGATTCTTCTTTGCACACATCGGATGGCTGTTTGTGCGTAAACACAAGGATGTCATTGAGAAGGGCAAACGGCTGGATGTCAGTGACCTGTTGGCTGACCCTGTTGTTGTGTTCCAGAGAAA ATACTACAGAACCTCAGTGGTGGTGATGTGCTTCCTTCTCCCTACACTGGTGCCATGGTACTTCTGGGGCGAGAGCATATGGATCTCCTACTTCCTGGCATCCATCCTGCGCTACACCATTTCACTCAACGTCACCTGGCTAGTCAACAGCGCAGCCCATATGTATGGAAATCGGCCCTACGACAGGAACATCAACCCACGAGAAAACCGATTTGTTACTTTTGGAGCCATTG GCGAAGGTTTCCACAACTTCCATCACACTTTTCCTTTTGACTACTCAGCGAGTGAGTTTGGGCTCCGTTGGAACCCCACCACCTGCTTCATCGATCTCATGTGCTGGCTCGGCCTGGCCGGCAACCGCAAGAAAGCCACGCCCGAGATGATCAAGGCACGGAAGCTAAGGACAGGAGACGGGAGCGTGTGA
- the hnrnpd gene encoding heterogeneous nuclear ribonucleoprotein D0 isoform X4 has protein sequence MSEEQFMCEDPTMKMEEDGQAGGEEQIPAVGDGETGETEGSKIDASKNEEDEGKMFVGGLSWDTTKKDLKDYFSKFGEVVDCTLKLDPMTGRSRGFGFVLFKDADSVEKVILQKEHKLNGKVIDPKKAKAMKSKEPVKKIFVGGLSPDTPEEKIREYFNAFGEMESIELPMENKTNKRRGFCFITFKEEEPVKKIMEKKYHNIGLSKCEIKVAMSKEQYQQQQWGGRGGYSSRSRGRGGPSQNWNQGYGNYWNQGYGNYGNYGYNSQGYGGYGGYDYSGYNNYYGYGDYSKNCLIEIQYV, from the exons ATGTCGGAGGAACAATTTATGTGCGAAGACCCGACGATGAAGATGGAGGAAGACGGACAGGCGGGCGGCGAGGAGCAGATACCGGCCGTCGGCGATGGCGAGACGGGGGAGACCGAAGGATCAAAGATTGACGCGAGTAAAAATGAGGAAGACGAGGG GAAAATGTTTGTTGGAGGTTTGAGCTGGGACACAACAAAGAAGGATTTAAAAGATTATTTCTCCAAGTTTGGGGAGGTTGTAGACTGCACTTTAAAACTGGATCCTATGACGGGACGGTCCAGAGGCTTTGGCTTCGTGCTGTTTAAAGACGCTGACAGTGTGGAAAAG gtcattctacaaaaagagcATAAACTTAATGGTAAAGTGATTGATCCTAAAAAAGCCAAGGCCATGAAGTCCAAAGAGCCTGTGAAGAAGATATTTGTTGGTGGTCTTTCACCAGACACCCCTGAAGAAAAGATAAGAGAATACTTCAATGCCTTTGGAGAG ATGGAGTCTATTGAGTTGCcaatggaaaacaaaacaaataaaagaagaGGATTCTGTTTTATTACCTTCAAAGAAGAGGAACCAGTAAAGAAAATCATGGAAAAGAAGTACCATAACATCGGCCTGAGCAAG TGTGAAATCAAGGTGGCCATGTCGAAGGAGCAGTATCAACAGCAGCAGTGGGGTGGAAGAGGTGGTTACTCATCCAGATCTCGGGGAAGAGGGG gacCTAGTCAGAATTGGAACCAGGGATATGGAAACTATTGGAATCAAGGTTATGGAAATTATGGGAACTACGGCTACAACAGTCAAGGCTATGGTGGATACGGTGGCTATGATTACTCGGGTTACAACAACTACTACGGATATGGTGACTACAGCA AAAACTGTTTAATTGAAATACAGTATGTTTGA
- the enoph1 gene encoding enolase-phosphatase E1: MVTITIPENVGVFLLDIEGTTTPITFVKDILFPYIKEHLEDYLSAHWEEDECKQDVHLLKKQAEEDLKENRACPVHAVDQTVHTDEEKAIREVVDNVLWQMAADRKTTALKRLQGHMWRAAYTTGRIKGEVYQDVVPAIRRWRQQGLKVYIYSSGSIEAQKLLFGYSVEGDLLDLFDGHFDTTIGAKVESKSYEKIAERIGCSPQEIMFLTDVTREAKAAEDAGLNVGVVVRPGNMELTEEERSHYSIVMTFSQLELCGRP, from the exons ATGGTAACGATTACAATTCCCGAAAATGTTGGCGTGTTTCTGTTGGATATTGAAGGAACCACAACCCCTATCACTTTCGTAAAG GATATTTTATTTCCATACATTAAAGAACATCTAGAAGACTATCTATCTGCACACTGGGAAGAGGATGAGTGCAAGCAAGACGTACATCTCCTAAAGAAACAG GCTGAAGAAGACTTAAAGGAGAACAGAGCATGCCCAGTTCATGCTGTGGACCAGACCGTGCACACGGATGAGGAGAAGGCTATTCGTGAGGTAGTGGATAACGTCCTCTGGCAGATGGCTGCAGACAGGAAGACCACTGCTCTCAAACGGCTGCAGGGTCACATGTGGAGGGCGGCCTACACAACAGGGAGGATCAAAGGCGA GGTGTACCAAGACGTGGTTCCTGCTATTAGAAGATGGAGGCAACAGGGTCTCAAAGTCTACATCTACTCCTCAGGAAGCATAGAGGCTCAGAAGCTGCTGTTTGGTTATTCAGTTGAGGGAGATCTGTTAGAT CTATTTGATGGTCACTTTGATACCACCATTGGTGCAAAAGTGGAGAGTAAAAGCTATGAAAAGATTGCAGAGAGGATTGGCTGCTCACCACAAGAAATTATGTTCTTAACAGATGTCACACGAG AGGCCAAGGCGGCAGAGGACGCTGGCCTGAACGTAGGTGTGGTTGTGCGACCGGGAAACATGGAGCTgacggaggaagagaggagcCATTACAGCATCGTCATGACCTTTAGCCAGCTGGAACTCTGTGGAAGGCCTTGA
- the hnrnpd gene encoding heterogeneous nuclear ribonucleoprotein D0 isoform X5, giving the protein MSEEQFMCEDPTMKMEEDGQAGGEEQIPAVGDGETGETEGSKIDASKNEEDEGKMFVGGLSWDTTKKDLKDYFSKFGEVVDCTLKLDPMTGRSRGFGFVLFKDADSVEKVILQKEHKLNGKVIDPKKAKAMKSKEPVKKIFVGGLSPDTPEEKIREYFNAFGEMESIELPMENKTNKRRGFCFITFKEEEPVKKIMEKKYHNIGLSKCEIKVAMSKEQYQQQQWGGRGGYSSRSRGRGGPSQNWNQGYGNYWNQGYGNYGNYGYNSQGYGGYGGYDYSGYNNYYGYENCLIEIQYV; this is encoded by the exons ATGTCGGAGGAACAATTTATGTGCGAAGACCCGACGATGAAGATGGAGGAAGACGGACAGGCGGGCGGCGAGGAGCAGATACCGGCCGTCGGCGATGGCGAGACGGGGGAGACCGAAGGATCAAAGATTGACGCGAGTAAAAATGAGGAAGACGAGGG GAAAATGTTTGTTGGAGGTTTGAGCTGGGACACAACAAAGAAGGATTTAAAAGATTATTTCTCCAAGTTTGGGGAGGTTGTAGACTGCACTTTAAAACTGGATCCTATGACGGGACGGTCCAGAGGCTTTGGCTTCGTGCTGTTTAAAGACGCTGACAGTGTGGAAAAG gtcattctacaaaaagagcATAAACTTAATGGTAAAGTGATTGATCCTAAAAAAGCCAAGGCCATGAAGTCCAAAGAGCCTGTGAAGAAGATATTTGTTGGTGGTCTTTCACCAGACACCCCTGAAGAAAAGATAAGAGAATACTTCAATGCCTTTGGAGAG ATGGAGTCTATTGAGTTGCcaatggaaaacaaaacaaataaaagaagaGGATTCTGTTTTATTACCTTCAAAGAAGAGGAACCAGTAAAGAAAATCATGGAAAAGAAGTACCATAACATCGGCCTGAGCAAG TGTGAAATCAAGGTGGCCATGTCGAAGGAGCAGTATCAACAGCAGCAGTGGGGTGGAAGAGGTGGTTACTCATCCAGATCTCGGGGAAGAGGGG gacCTAGTCAGAATTGGAACCAGGGATATGGAAACTATTGGAATCAAGGTTATGGAAATTATGGGAACTACGGCTACAACAGTCAAGGCTATGGTGGATACGGTGGCTATGATTACTCGGGTTACAACAACTACTACGGATATG AAAACTGTTTAATTGAAATACAGTATGTTTGA
- the LOC143525519 gene encoding vesicle-associated membrane protein 8 isoform X3, which produces MVDHNTQSQTSSKLNQVQEQVNDVKVIIKDNINKVLERGERLDDLIGKTDDLQATADSFQRTSTRVSRKFWWKNMKMMIIIGVVVLIVIILIILLATGVIPS; this is translated from the exons ATG GTGGACCACAATACACAATCACAAACCTCCAGTAAACTTAATCAAGTGCAGGAGCAGGTCAATGATGTCAAAGTTATCATAAAAGACAACATAAACAAAGTtctggagagaggagagaggttaGATGACCTTATTGGAAAAACAGATGATCTACAGGCAACT GCCGACTCATTTCAAAGGACTTCCACAAGAGTTTCCAGAAAGTTCTGGTGGAAAAATATGAAAATGATGATTATAATAGGAGTAGTTGTGCTCATCGTCATTATACTTATCATTCTTTTGGCAACTGGAGTCATTCCCTCATAA
- the hnrnpd gene encoding heterogeneous nuclear ribonucleoprotein D0 isoform X2 has product MSEEQFMCEDPTMKMEEDGQAGGEEQIPAVGDGETGETEGSKIDASKNEEDEGKMFVGGLSWDTTKKDLKDYFSKFGEVVDCTLKLDPMTGRSRGFGFVLFKDADSVEKVILQKEHKLNGKVIDPKKAKAMKSKEPVKKIFVGGLSPDTPEEKIREYFNAFGEMESIELPMENKTNKRRGFCFITFKEEEPVKKIMEKKYHNIGLSKCEIKVAMSKEQYQQQQWGGRGGYSSRSRGRGGPSQNWNQGYGNYWNQGYGNYGNYGYNSQGYGGYGGYDYSGYNNYYGYDQQSGYGKSPRRGGHQNSYKPY; this is encoded by the exons ATGTCGGAGGAACAATTTATGTGCGAAGACCCGACGATGAAGATGGAGGAAGACGGACAGGCGGGCGGCGAGGAGCAGATACCGGCCGTCGGCGATGGCGAGACGGGGGAGACCGAAGGATCAAAGATTGACGCGAGTAAAAATGAGGAAGACGAGGG GAAAATGTTTGTTGGAGGTTTGAGCTGGGACACAACAAAGAAGGATTTAAAAGATTATTTCTCCAAGTTTGGGGAGGTTGTAGACTGCACTTTAAAACTGGATCCTATGACGGGACGGTCCAGAGGCTTTGGCTTCGTGCTGTTTAAAGACGCTGACAGTGTGGAAAAG gtcattctacaaaaagagcATAAACTTAATGGTAAAGTGATTGATCCTAAAAAAGCCAAGGCCATGAAGTCCAAAGAGCCTGTGAAGAAGATATTTGTTGGTGGTCTTTCACCAGACACCCCTGAAGAAAAGATAAGAGAATACTTCAATGCCTTTGGAGAG ATGGAGTCTATTGAGTTGCcaatggaaaacaaaacaaataaaagaagaGGATTCTGTTTTATTACCTTCAAAGAAGAGGAACCAGTAAAGAAAATCATGGAAAAGAAGTACCATAACATCGGCCTGAGCAAG TGTGAAATCAAGGTGGCCATGTCGAAGGAGCAGTATCAACAGCAGCAGTGGGGTGGAAGAGGTGGTTACTCATCCAGATCTCGGGGAAGAGGGG gacCTAGTCAGAATTGGAACCAGGGATATGGAAACTATTGGAATCAAGGTTATGGAAATTATGGGAACTACGGCTACAACAGTCAAGGCTATGGTGGATACGGTGGCTATGATTACTCGGGTTACAACAACTACTACGGATATG ACCAGCAGAGTGGTTACGGCAAATCTCCAAGGAGAGGTGGCCACCAAAACAGTTACAAGCCATACTAG
- the hnrnpd gene encoding heterogeneous nuclear ribonucleoprotein D0 isoform X3, producing MSEEQFMCEDPTMKMEEDGQAGGEEQIPAVGDGETGETEGSKIDASKNEEDEGKMFVGGLSWDTTKKDLKDYFSKFGEVVDCTLKLDPMTGRSRGFGFVLFKDADSVEKVILQKEHKLNGKVIDPKKAKAMKSKEPVKKIFVGGLSPDTPEEKIREYFNAFGEMESIELPMENKTNKRRGFCFITFKEEEPVKKIMEKKYHNIGLSKCEIKVAMSKEQYQQQQWGGRGPSQNWNQGYGNYWNQGYGNYGNYGYNSQGYGGYGGYDYSGYNNYYGYGDYSNQQSGYGKSPRRGGHQNSYKPY from the exons ATGTCGGAGGAACAATTTATGTGCGAAGACCCGACGATGAAGATGGAGGAAGACGGACAGGCGGGCGGCGAGGAGCAGATACCGGCCGTCGGCGATGGCGAGACGGGGGAGACCGAAGGATCAAAGATTGACGCGAGTAAAAATGAGGAAGACGAGGG GAAAATGTTTGTTGGAGGTTTGAGCTGGGACACAACAAAGAAGGATTTAAAAGATTATTTCTCCAAGTTTGGGGAGGTTGTAGACTGCACTTTAAAACTGGATCCTATGACGGGACGGTCCAGAGGCTTTGGCTTCGTGCTGTTTAAAGACGCTGACAGTGTGGAAAAG gtcattctacaaaaagagcATAAACTTAATGGTAAAGTGATTGATCCTAAAAAAGCCAAGGCCATGAAGTCCAAAGAGCCTGTGAAGAAGATATTTGTTGGTGGTCTTTCACCAGACACCCCTGAAGAAAAGATAAGAGAATACTTCAATGCCTTTGGAGAG ATGGAGTCTATTGAGTTGCcaatggaaaacaaaacaaataaaagaagaGGATTCTGTTTTATTACCTTCAAAGAAGAGGAACCAGTAAAGAAAATCATGGAAAAGAAGTACCATAACATCGGCCTGAGCAAG TGTGAAATCAAGGTGGCCATGTCGAAGGAGCAGTATCAACAGCAGCAGTGGGGTGGAAGAG gacCTAGTCAGAATTGGAACCAGGGATATGGAAACTATTGGAATCAAGGTTATGGAAATTATGGGAACTACGGCTACAACAGTCAAGGCTATGGTGGATACGGTGGCTATGATTACTCGGGTTACAACAACTACTACGGATATGGTGACTACAGCA ACCAGCAGAGTGGTTACGGCAAATCTCCAAGGAGAGGTGGCCACCAAAACAGTTACAAGCCATACTAG